In a single window of the Flavivirga spongiicola genome:
- a CDS encoding HD domain-containing protein, protein MSSEKIIQKTITFVKEQLIDAEGGHDWFHIERVYKNALLISKSENVDTFIVALGALLHDIADSKFHKGDETIGPKIAREFLFKLNVDSTVIEHVINIIENISFKGGNEAQKFRSPELDVVQDADRLDAIGAIGIARCFNYGGFKNRALYNPDIKPNFNMSKAAYKASTAPTINHFYEKLLLLKDKMNTKTGKKIALNRHTFMELYLKQFYNEWDGNA, encoded by the coding sequence ATGAGTTCAGAAAAAATTATACAAAAAACCATCACTTTTGTAAAAGAGCAATTAATTGATGCCGAAGGAGGGCACGACTGGTTTCATATAGAGCGTGTTTATAAAAATGCCTTGCTAATTTCTAAAAGTGAAAATGTAGATACTTTTATTGTAGCTCTTGGCGCTTTATTACATGATATTGCCGATAGTAAATTCCATAAAGGTGATGAAACTATTGGTCCTAAAATAGCTCGAGAGTTTTTATTTAAACTGAATGTAGACTCTACAGTCATTGAGCATGTTATAAATATTATTGAAAATATTTCTTTTAAAGGTGGAAATGAAGCACAAAAATTTCGTTCACCAGAATTAGATGTCGTGCAAGATGCCGATAGACTAGATGCTATTGGAGCCATAGGTATAGCACGTTGTTTTAATTATGGGGGCTTTAAAAACAGAGCCCTTTATAACCCTGACATTAAGCCAAACTTTAACATGAGTAAAGCAGCGTATAAAGCATCAACGGCTCCAACTATTAATCATTTTTATGAAAAATTACTGCTTTTAAAAGATAAAATGAATACCAAAACAGGAAAAAAAATAGCTTTAAACAGGCACACATTTATGGAGCTGTATCTTAAACAGTTTTATAATGAGTGGGATGGAAATGCTTAA